Proteins found in one Gemmatimonadota bacterium genomic segment:
- a CDS encoding septum formation initiator family protein: MTDKGPIRSDPSAESDASAASDGSKAFAARRRRRPRKRTRLRWIVLGVIAVVFGYVYIGGSYGWYNMWKLREQRSRLQADLKELESRERVLTGELELLEGDAETDDQTRFELERRAREEHGMVREDELIYRFPAETDSAEVDSAERDSTGARTSDPGR, translated from the coding sequence ATGACCGATAAGGGACCTATCAGATCTGATCCCTCGGCGGAGTCCGATGCCTCGGCAGCATCCGATGGCTCGAAGGCGTTTGCGGCCAGGCGGCGCCGGCGGCCAAGGAAGCGGACCCGGCTGAGGTGGATCGTCCTCGGCGTGATCGCCGTCGTGTTCGGCTACGTCTATATCGGCGGCAGTTACGGCTGGTACAACATGTGGAAACTCAGGGAGCAGCGATCCAGGCTGCAGGCCGACTTGAAGGAACTGGAATCCAGGGAGCGCGTGCTGACCGGCGAACTGGAACTGCTGGAGGGCGATGCCGAGACGGACGACCAAACGCGCTTCGAGTTGGAGAGGCGGGCCCGGGAGGAACACGGCATGGTCCGGGAGGACGAGTTGATATACCGATTCCCCGCGGAAACGGATTCCGCCGAAGTAGATTCCGCGGAAAGGGATTCCACCGGAGCCAGGACGTCCGATCCAGGCCGCTGA
- a CDS encoding DUF4412 domain-containing protein, whose translation MTRYAAIPLLLGLVLAPFPSVSGQSQEGAFEGSLDFNVAFSGGSMQERAQVTMLVPESYTLYIKGGQTKILMRGGMIGLTMGEVIIDGSSGRGFVISHMNSKAYEIVADPNLKERVAPVIVDENETTVIAGYECSKYRITRVNPSGAMTQYMWVTDAIQLDLAASLGNVLKDSMPFWTEGLTGFPLRITTSFPGTAMSMTLTATDVKPHVVDPSIFVVPAGYAIEAINPGQLFGR comes from the coding sequence GTGACAAGATACGCGGCGATCCCATTGCTGCTGGGCCTCGTCCTGGCGCCCTTTCCATCGGTATCGGGCCAATCCCAGGAAGGCGCCTTCGAAGGCAGCCTCGACTTCAACGTGGCATTCAGCGGCGGTAGCATGCAGGAACGGGCCCAGGTCACCATGCTGGTGCCTGAGTCGTACACCCTCTACATCAAGGGCGGCCAGACCAAGATCCTCATGCGGGGCGGCATGATCGGCCTGACGATGGGTGAAGTCATCATAGACGGCTCGTCGGGCCGCGGATTCGTCATCAGCCACATGAACAGCAAGGCCTACGAGATCGTCGCGGACCCGAACCTGAAAGAGCGGGTCGCACCGGTCATCGTCGACGAGAACGAAACGACCGTCATCGCCGGCTACGAATGCAGTAAGTACAGAATCACCCGGGTCAATCCTTCCGGCGCGATGACCCAGTACATGTGGGTCACCGACGCGATCCAGCTGGACCTGGCCGCTTCCCTCGGAAACGTGTTGAAGGACAGCATGCCCTTCTGGACCGAGGGCCTGACCGGTTTCCCGCTGCGGATCACCACGTCCTTCCCCGGGACCGCCATGTCCATGACCCTGACCGCGACCGACGTAAAACCCCACGTCGTCGACCCGTCCATATTCGTCGTCCCGGCCGGTTACGCCATCGAGGCTATCAACCCGGGGCAGCTTTTCGGAAGATGA
- a CDS encoding 4'-phosphopantetheinyl transferase superfamily protein has product MNGDGTGYTKKWQAAPPEPFGERQPAEGEIHVWSAALDLPQDRVGELERFLAAGELERAKRFLVRSARDRYTVARAVLRNLLSRYVSAAPADLRFHYTKYGKPELAHPATSIRFNVSHSHGLAVYAVTAGVPVGIDVEYLHRRATMDRLKIAHRVFSDREYNELASMPHYRRDEAFLACWTRKEAFVKAIGQGLSCPLDQFDVSVDPNDPPELRATHWDPLETDRWSMASVDPGPDYIGALAVPTRNVKITRWQWNHDQASGN; this is encoded by the coding sequence ATGAACGGTGACGGCACCGGGTACACCAAGAAGTGGCAGGCGGCGCCGCCCGAACCGTTCGGGGAACGCCAGCCTGCCGAGGGCGAGATTCACGTCTGGAGTGCGGCCCTCGATCTGCCGCAGGACCGGGTCGGGGAGCTGGAGCGTTTCCTGGCGGCCGGCGAACTCGAACGGGCGAAACGGTTCCTCGTGCGCAGCGCGCGGGATCGATACACGGTTGCACGGGCCGTCCTTCGCAATCTCCTATCCCGTTACGTCTCCGCCGCGCCTGCCGACCTGCGCTTCCACTATACCAAATACGGCAAGCCGGAACTTGCCCACCCGGCGACTTCGATCCGGTTCAACGTATCCCATTCCCACGGCCTGGCCGTATACGCGGTCACGGCGGGCGTACCGGTGGGGATCGACGTGGAGTACCTGCATCGTCGCGCGACCATGGACCGGCTGAAGATTGCCCACCGCGTTTTTTCCGACCGGGAATACAACGAACTGGCCTCCATGCCCCATTACCGGCGCGACGAGGCCTTCCTGGCCTGCTGGACGCGGAAGGAAGCCTTCGTCAAGGCCATCGGCCAGGGCCTGTCCTGCCCCCTCGACCAGTTCGACGTCTCCGTCGACCCAAACGATCCGCCCGAATTGCGGGCCACGCACTGGGACCCTTTGGAGACGGATCGCTGGTCCATGGCGTCCGTCGACCCCGGTCCGGACTACATCGGGGCGCTGGCCGTGCCGACCCGGAACGTGAAGATCACCCGATGGCAGTGGAACCACGACCAGGCCAGCGGAAACTGA
- the recO gene encoding DNA repair protein RecO yields the protein MAIRSSEAIVLNRIPLGDTSLLVTVYARAFGKVKLVARGARRPKSRMASSLQPLRVITVSYNHRENRELQNLSKVEAGPYFRRIGEDLTKVAYASAVCELVNRLVLGEEPGEQLFGLICRTLEAIDQLSADACEMLFWRFQIEFADVYGTGPEFAACLGCGERPEEASVRFSPSLGGILCRDCQAQDGEAMQLSLGTTRLLSRVREMPLEHLPRLKPVGTSRREIQRAIRAFYLYQMDDGRELKSLKFLESIEEDGRERRP from the coding sequence ATGGCCATACGATCCTCGGAAGCCATCGTTCTGAATCGAATCCCGCTGGGAGATACGAGTCTCCTGGTCACGGTATACGCGCGGGCGTTCGGAAAGGTGAAGCTCGTAGCCCGCGGGGCGCGGCGACCGAAGAGCAGGATGGCGTCCTCGCTCCAACCGCTTCGCGTGATCACCGTATCGTACAACCATCGCGAGAACCGTGAACTGCAAAATCTTTCGAAGGTCGAGGCGGGGCCGTACTTCAGGCGAATCGGGGAAGACCTGACGAAGGTGGCCTATGCCAGCGCCGTCTGTGAACTGGTGAACCGGCTCGTCCTCGGCGAAGAGCCCGGCGAGCAACTCTTCGGACTGATCTGCCGCACGCTTGAAGCGATCGACCAGCTGTCCGCGGACGCGTGCGAAATGCTGTTCTGGCGCTTTCAGATCGAATTTGCCGATGTCTACGGCACCGGTCCGGAGTTCGCCGCCTGCCTCGGTTGCGGGGAGCGCCCGGAGGAAGCCTCGGTCCGGTTCAGTCCGTCCCTGGGCGGGATCCTGTGCCGGGACTGCCAGGCGCAGGACGGCGAGGCCATGCAGCTCTCCCTGGGCACCACCCGGTTGCTGTCCCGTGTGCGCGAAATGCCGCTGGAGCATCTGCCCCGGCTGAAACCCGTCGGGACGTCACGACGGGAGATCCAGCGCGCGATCCGCGCCTTCTACCTGTACCAGATGGACGACGGGCGGGAGTTGAAGTCGCTGAAATTCCTGGAGTCCATCGAAGAGGACGGGCGGGAGCGCAGGCCATGA
- the dgoD gene encoding galactonate dehydratase, with protein MVPPPVVAMKIASVEQFFPRHRTRLVRITTDTGLDGWGESTLEGKPESVEGAVRELADYLLGKDPLRIEHHWQHMYRSAFFRGGAILMTALSALDQALWDIAGKHYGVPVYKLLGGAVRDRIRVYAHWGIGNLSEETQAAARKRLDMLLESGYTAFKTGPGGKWRGHEPPAVIDEFVECAFLMREWVGPDVELAFDFHGKMTPALAIEICHEIKDMRPMFVEEPVPQENVDALKLVSDHVTFPIATGERLLSRWEFRQVFEKQAAAYIQPDGSHAGGITELKKIANMAEVYYIHVLPHCAIGPVAFTSCMHVDAVIPNFLAQEQVDWALGGDILKENWKVVDGHIELPEKPGLGIEIDEQAISERVPYREELGGEHFYDTDGSVADW; from the coding sequence ATGGTCCCACCGCCGGTAGTCGCCATGAAAATCGCATCCGTCGAACAGTTCTTCCCCCGCCACCGGACCCGCCTCGTCAGGATCACCACGGACACGGGCCTTGACGGCTGGGGAGAGTCCACCCTCGAAGGGAAGCCCGAGAGCGTGGAAGGCGCGGTGCGAGAGCTTGCCGACTATCTCCTCGGCAAGGACCCGCTACGCATCGAGCATCACTGGCAGCACATGTACCGCTCGGCCTTCTTCCGCGGCGGCGCCATCCTCATGACCGCCCTGTCCGCCCTGGACCAGGCGCTCTGGGACATCGCCGGCAAGCACTACGGCGTTCCCGTCTACAAGCTGCTCGGCGGCGCCGTGCGGGACCGCATCCGCGTCTACGCCCACTGGGGCATCGGCAACCTGTCCGAGGAAACCCAGGCCGCGGCCCGAAAACGGCTGGACATGCTGCTGGAAAGCGGGTACACGGCCTTCAAGACCGGCCCCGGCGGCAAGTGGCGGGGCCATGAGCCGCCGGCCGTCATCGACGAGTTCGTCGAATGCGCTTTTCTAATGCGGGAATGGGTGGGGCCGGACGTGGAACTCGCCTTCGATTTCCACGGGAAGATGACCCCCGCCCTGGCCATCGAGATCTGCCACGAGATCAAGGACATGCGGCCCATGTTCGTGGAGGAGCCGGTGCCGCAGGAGAACGTGGACGCCCTCAAGCTCGTTTCGGACCATGTCACCTTCCCCATCGCCACGGGAGAGCGGCTGCTGAGCCGCTGGGAGTTCCGCCAGGTCTTCGAGAAACAGGCCGCGGCTTACATCCAGCCGGACGGATCCCACGCCGGCGGCATCACTGAACTGAAGAAGATCGCCAACATGGCCGAGGTCTACTACATCCACGTGCTGCCCCACTGCGCCATCGGGCCCGTGGCCTTCACGTCCTGTATGCACGTGGACGCCGTGATCCCGAACTTCCTCGCCCAGGAACAGGTGGACTGGGCACTCGGCGGGGACATCCTGAAGGAGAACTGGAAGGTCGTCGACGGCCATATCGAATTGCCCGAAAAGCCTGGACTGGGCATCGAGATCGACGAGCAGGCGATCAGCGAACGGGTGCCGTACCGGGAGGAACTGGGCGGCGAGCATTTCTACGACACGGACGGCAGCGTGGCGGACTGGTAA
- a CDS encoding sugar kinase produces the protein MRKRGKKYDVVTWGEGYLRLTPRGRERFEQAGGFDAVVSGGALEAAVGLARLGLRTAWLSAVGDTPLGMKLVNKVREHGVDTRHVVRVPEGRTGLCYAETGSAPRPARYWYDMDGTAFRAAPPDAEDWTAARDGAILHLDLTAPMLDSANADRLESALAYARAADHAVSIQLDVPDGRLLDVAVRSSVLGLVETAGILVTTRRTLETIWGFEGPLDTAADLARNRFDAKHVAVVEDRLTAEGAADWSAVAVSPSGETYEERTGEIKAVDTDGALGAFAAGYLLGYLEDGTRSALQYGSAAAALACSIPGPLNWFIRDDLKAQVEGTGSGLRR, from the coding sequence ATGAGGAAGCGCGGTAAAAAGTACGACGTCGTGACCTGGGGCGAGGGATATCTGCGCCTTACCCCGAGGGGGCGGGAGCGGTTCGAGCAGGCCGGCGGCTTCGACGCGGTCGTGTCAGGTGGCGCGCTGGAGGCGGCGGTCGGTCTCGCAAGGCTTGGCCTGCGGACGGCCTGGCTTTCCGCCGTGGGCGACACGCCCCTGGGCATGAAACTCGTCAACAAGGTCCGGGAGCACGGCGTGGACACCCGGCACGTAGTCCGCGTGCCCGAGGGACGCACCGGGCTGTGCTACGCCGAGACGGGCAGCGCGCCACGGCCGGCCCGGTACTGGTACGACATGGACGGTACCGCCTTTCGTGCTGCCCCTCCCGATGCGGAGGACTGGACTGCGGCTCGCGACGGGGCCATCCTTCACCTGGATCTCACGGCGCCGATGCTCGATAGCGCGAACGCCGACCGGCTGGAATCCGCCCTTGCGTACGCCCGGGCCGCGGACCATGCGGTCAGCATCCAGCTGGACGTTCCGGACGGTAGGCTTCTCGACGTCGCGGTCCGCAGCAGCGTACTCGGCCTCGTGGAAACCGCGGGGATCCTCGTGACGACCCGGCGGACCCTGGAGACGATCTGGGGTTTCGAAGGCCCGTTGGACACGGCGGCCGACCTGGCGCGGAACCGGTTCGATGCGAAGCACGTAGCCGTCGTGGAGGACCGCTTGACCGCCGAGGGGGCCGCGGACTGGTCCGCCGTTGCCGTTTCCCCGTCCGGAGAGACCTACGAGGAGCGTACGGGGGAGATCAAGGCGGTCGATACCGACGGGGCGCTGGGCGCCTTCGCGGCGGGTTATCTCCTCGGTTACCTGGAGGACGGCACCCGTTCCGCTCTGCAGTACGGCAGCGCCGCCGCCGCCCTGGCCTGTTCCATTCCCGGACCACTCAACTGGTTCATCCGGGACGACCTGAAAGCGCAGGTCGAGGGAACCGGATCGGGGCTTCGGCGTTAG
- a CDS encoding DUF4202 domain-containing protein has product MDHDRFSDAMERIDAANGADPESEEVDGRQMPKALLYGLRMSACLENLAPGASEALRLAVRCQHIQRWKIPRSDFPVGRLGYRQWRTELAWYHAQTAGAILRDAGYDDALVDRVQALVRKERFKSDPEAQALEDVACLVFLRHYLPAFAKKHSEEKLVEILAKTWKKMSPSGREAAWEIDLAPALKSLLDRAVRRI; this is encoded by the coding sequence ATGGATCATGATCGATTTTCGGATGCCATGGAACGCATCGACGCCGCGAACGGCGCCGACCCGGAATCCGAAGAAGTCGACGGCCGGCAAATGCCGAAAGCGCTCCTGTACGGCTTGCGGATGTCGGCCTGCCTTGAAAACCTGGCGCCCGGCGCGTCGGAAGCACTGCGGCTGGCCGTGCGCTGCCAGCACATCCAACGGTGGAAGATACCCCGCAGCGATTTTCCCGTGGGCCGGCTCGGCTACCGGCAGTGGCGCACGGAACTGGCCTGGTACCACGCCCAGACCGCGGGCGCCATCCTGCGGGATGCCGGCTATGACGACGCCCTCGTAGACCGTGTGCAGGCCCTCGTCCGGAAGGAGCGCTTCAAGTCCGACCCCGAGGCGCAGGCCCTCGAGGACGTCGCCTGCCTGGTGTTCCTCCGGCACTATCTGCCCGCGTTCGCGAAAAAGCACAGTGAAGAAAAACTGGTCGAAATCCTGGCGAAGACCTGGAAGAAGATGTCGCCCTCGGGCCGGGAGGCGGCTTGGGAAATTGACCTTGCGCCTGCGTTGAAGTCGTTGCTGGACCGGGCGGTCCGGCGCATTTAA
- a CDS encoding phosphopyruvate hydratase encodes MTDIVSIRGREILDSRGNPTVEAEVRLSCGAFGRAIVPSGASTGAHEAHERRDGDGSRYLGKGVLGAVASVNGEIAAALRGREGTDLAGVDRAMIELDGSDNKDVVGANAILGVSLAVARAASEAAGLPLYRYLGGDRACMLPVPMMNILNGGSHADNNVDLQEFMIMPVGASTFAEALRMGAEVFHSLKAVLLKNGYATSVGDEGGFAPDLSSNAEAVEMLMSGISDAGYEPGADVAIALDAAASEFHEQGIYRLEAEARPEKTAEELIEYYADLAGRYPVVSIEDGVAEDDWNGWKQLTDRLGDEVQLVGDDLFVTNTGRLSRGIRSGVANSILIKINQIGTLTETFEAIDMAQSSGYTAVISHRSGETEDTTIADIAVAKTAGQIKTGSLCRSERTAKYNQLLRIEEELGDRARYAGRSILRRAS; translated from the coding sequence ATGACAGATATCGTTTCCATTCGAGGTCGAGAGATCCTGGACTCCAGGGGGAACCCCACGGTCGAGGCCGAGGTGCGGCTGTCCTGCGGAGCCTTCGGGCGGGCGATTGTCCCGTCGGGCGCTTCGACGGGTGCACACGAGGCGCACGAGCGCCGTGACGGCGACGGTTCGCGTTACCTCGGCAAAGGCGTGCTCGGCGCCGTTGCCAGCGTCAACGGTGAAATCGCCGCGGCGCTGCGCGGCCGGGAGGGAACCGACCTGGCCGGGGTGGACCGCGCCATGATCGAACTCGACGGTTCGGACAACAAGGACGTCGTCGGCGCCAACGCCATTCTCGGCGTGTCGCTGGCGGTGGCCCGCGCGGCGTCGGAGGCGGCCGGCCTGCCGTTGTACAGGTACCTCGGAGGCGACCGGGCCTGCATGCTCCCCGTCCCCATGATGAATATCCTCAACGGGGGATCCCACGCCGACAACAACGTCGACCTGCAGGAATTCATGATCATGCCCGTGGGCGCTTCCACCTTCGCCGAGGCGTTGCGCATGGGCGCCGAGGTCTTCCACAGCCTCAAGGCGGTGCTCCTGAAGAACGGGTACGCGACCTCCGTGGGCGACGAAGGCGGTTTCGCCCCGGACCTCTCATCGAATGCGGAGGCCGTCGAGATGCTGATGTCGGGCATTTCCGACGCCGGTTACGAGCCGGGCGCCGACGTGGCGATCGCCCTCGACGCGGCGGCCTCGGAGTTCCACGAACAGGGCATATACCGGCTGGAAGCGGAAGCCCGGCCCGAGAAAACCGCTGAGGAGCTGATCGAATACTATGCGGACCTGGCCGGCAGGTATCCTGTCGTTTCCATCGAGGACGGCGTGGCGGAGGACGACTGGAACGGGTGGAAGCAGCTTACCGACCGGCTCGGCGATGAAGTGCAGCTCGTCGGAGACGACCTCTTCGTGACCAACACCGGCCGGCTTTCCCGGGGCATCCGAAGCGGCGTCGCCAACAGCATTCTGATCAAGATCAACCAGATCGGCACGCTGACGGAGACCTTCGAAGCCATAGACATGGCGCAGTCATCGGGCTACACGGCTGTGATTTCCCACCGGTCCGGGGAAACGGAAGACACGACGATCGCGGACATCGCGGTGGCGAAAACGGCCGGCCAGATCAAGACCGGTTCCCTCTGCCGTTCCGAGCGGACCGCGAAGTACAACCAGCTGCTGCGGATCGAGGAAGAACTCGGCGACCGGGCCAGGTACGCGGGCCGGTCCATCCTGCGCCGGGCCTCATAG
- a CDS encoding sigma-70 family RNA polymerase sigma factor, with product MYNPEFWEIQLDQVDLEQYPNEANIWYETGEDRVHRYQREDRVDELADAVYDFLSQYLTQKQCEVVVLYFIYQKTQQETAEILGISRRVVSQHLFGICRGGKHIGGAVNKLRKLCARHGIDFQPAERSFESQEYSEQLAMSA from the coding sequence ATGTATAATCCAGAATTCTGGGAAATCCAATTGGACCAGGTTGACCTGGAGCAATATCCCAATGAAGCGAATATCTGGTACGAGACGGGGGAGGATCGGGTGCACAGGTACCAGCGCGAAGACCGTGTGGACGAACTGGCCGACGCGGTCTACGATTTCCTCTCCCAGTATCTGACCCAGAAACAGTGCGAGGTCGTGGTGCTGTATTTCATCTACCAGAAGACCCAGCAGGAGACCGCGGAGATCCTGGGCATCTCCCGCAGGGTCGTGAGCCAGCACCTGTTCGGGATCTGCCGGGGCGGTAAGCACATCGGCGGCGCGGTAAACAAGCTGCGCAAGCTGTGCGCCCGGCACGGAATCGATTTCCAACCGGCCGAGCGGTCGTTCGAGTCGCAGGAATACAGCGAACAGCTCGCCATGTCCGCCTGA
- a CDS encoding c-type cytochrome, with protein MPTTKGVAMKRIIPVIAACFVMTVLVDATVDAQRTPQNVQVLTDLSTRDIREYMKSVSSGIGEKCDYCHNLKDYASDEKETKLIGREFIRLVEQVNEQVTAINSNVMKKEDLQLVTCYTCHAGELTIISEE; from the coding sequence ATGCCCACGACGAAAGGAGTCGCGATGAAACGGATCATACCGGTGATTGCCGCCTGCTTCGTGATGACGGTCCTGGTCGACGCAACCGTGGACGCCCAGCGCACCCCCCAGAACGTCCAGGTCCTGACGGATCTCTCGACCCGGGATATACGCGAATACATGAAGTCGGTCAGCAGCGGCATCGGGGAGAAGTGCGACTACTGCCACAATCTGAAAGACTACGCCAGCGACGAAAAGGAAACGAAGCTCATCGGCCGCGAGTTCATCAGGCTCGTGGAGCAGGTCAACGAACAGGTGACGGCCATCAACAGCAACGTCATGAAAAAGGAAGACCTGCAACTGGTAACCTGCTACACCTGCCACGCCGGTGAACTCACCATCATTTCCGAAGAGTAG
- a CDS encoding amidohydrolase family protein, translating into MLRYLVAASFLLPALVLLSGCSQSPEPASLVVRDARVWTGQAEQSGQAEQAGQLWAEALAVSGDRILAVGTNDEMDALTGDGTRVIEGGGRFATPGFIDAHVHFISGGFNLSSVQLRDAPTPQVFIDRIAGFARGLEPGVWILGGDWDHEQWGGELPRRDWIDSVTTDNPVWVNRLDGHMALANTAALSAAGVTKDTEGVEGGTIERYEDGEPAGILKDNAMYLVDRVVPDAPDELKDRALDSAMDYVAAQGVTSVHNMGSWNNVAVFERARAEGRMKTRIYAAIPLWDWQTLEARVDSAGRGDEWVRLGGLKGFVDGSLGSHTAAFMDPFTDAPDDRGLFISTSEDLYAWTSGADRAGLHVMVHAIGDRAIRVQLDIFERVAAENGPRDRRFRIEHAQHIDPDDIARFAALDVIPSMQPYHAIDDGRWATKVIGPERIKTTYAFRSLLDTGARLALGSDWSVAPATPIEGIYAAVTRRTLDDLNPGGWVPEQKITVEEALRGYTLDAAYASYEEDIKGSLEPGKLADFVILDRDLTAIPPEEIRDAKVDLTVVGGKIVYER; encoded by the coding sequence ATGTTGAGATACTTAGTCGCAGCGTCTTTCCTTCTACCGGCGCTGGTCCTGCTATCTGGCTGTTCGCAATCTCCGGAACCGGCCTCCCTGGTCGTCCGGGACGCCCGCGTCTGGACCGGGCAGGCCGAGCAGTCCGGGCAGGCCGAACAGGCCGGGCAGCTCTGGGCCGAGGCCCTGGCCGTATCGGGAGACCGCATCCTGGCGGTGGGTACGAACGACGAGATGGACGCCCTGACCGGCGACGGTACGCGGGTCATCGAGGGCGGCGGGCGTTTCGCGACGCCCGGGTTCATCGACGCCCACGTGCACTTCATATCGGGCGGGTTCAACCTCTCGTCCGTCCAGTTGCGGGACGCACCGACGCCGCAGGTGTTCATCGACCGCATCGCCGGATTCGCCCGGGGCCTGGAACCCGGGGTCTGGATCCTCGGCGGCGACTGGGACCACGAGCAGTGGGGCGGCGAGCTTCCCCGGCGGGACTGGATCGATTCGGTGACGACGGACAACCCGGTCTGGGTCAACCGACTCGACGGGCACATGGCCCTGGCGAACACGGCCGCGCTGAGCGCCGCTGGCGTGACGAAGGATACGGAGGGGGTCGAAGGCGGCACCATCGAACGCTACGAAGACGGCGAACCCGCGGGCATCCTGAAGGACAACGCCATGTACCTCGTGGACCGGGTCGTTCCCGATGCGCCGGACGAGCTGAAGGACCGTGCCCTGGATTCGGCGATGGACTACGTGGCGGCCCAGGGGGTCACGTCGGTCCATAACATGGGCTCGTGGAACAACGTGGCGGTTTTCGAACGGGCCCGGGCCGAGGGCCGGATGAAGACGCGGATTTACGCCGCCATACCGCTTTGGGACTGGCAGACGCTCGAAGCACGGGTCGACTCGGCCGGCCGGGGTGACGAATGGGTCCGCCTCGGCGGCCTGAAGGGCTTCGTGGACGGTTCGCTGGGATCGCACACGGCCGCCTTCATGGATCCCTTCACCGACGCCCCGGACGACCGGGGCCTGTTCATCAGCACCAGCGAGGACCTGTACGCGTGGACCTCCGGGGCCGACCGGGCCGGCCTGCACGTGATGGTCCACGCCATCGGCGACCGGGCCATCCGGGTTCAGCTGGACATCTTCGAGCGCGTCGCGGCCGAGAACGGTCCCCGGGACCGCCGCTTCCGGATCGAGCACGCCCAGCACATCGACCCGGACGATATCGCGCGGTTCGCCGCCCTGGACGTGATTCCCAGCATGCAGCCCTACCACGCCATCGACGACGGCCGGTGGGCCACAAAAGTCATCGGTCCGGAACGGATCAAGACGACCTACGCCTTCCGGTCGCTCCTGGACACCGGCGCGCGCCTCGCCCTGGGCAGCGACTGGTCGGTAGCGCCCGCAACGCCCATTGAAGGGATCTACGCCGCAGTCACGCGCCGCACGCTGGACGATCTGAACCCCGGCGGATGGGTGCCCGAGCAGAAGATTACGGTGGAAGAAGCCCTGCGCGGATACACGCTGGACGCGGCCTACGCCTCCTACGAGGAGGACATCAAGGGATCGCTGGAACCCGGCAAGCTCGCGGATTTCGTGATCCTGGACCGCGACCTGACCGCCATCCCGCCGGAGGAAATCAGGGACGCGAAAGTAGACCTGACGGTCGTTGGCGGAAAAATCGTCTATGAACGGTGA
- a CDS encoding RraA family protein, which produces MAPEELIEYTPDWDGERFPDGRPKVPDGIIERMRNVSITQAWGVMRGAGYEHQYEGGWAQTHPGKTLVGRALTAMYMPRRPAMRTVMETKGADAGCIGDQISWPIDMLVPGDIYVADTYGKVDEGPIIGDNLATAIYANSGNGVVFDGSVRDLEGIEELEDFACFVRGWHPSYASPTIMLLGVNTAVRIGQATVMPGDVVLGKREGVVFIPPHLAETVVRTSELVQLRDLFGKQRLREGKYTPGQIDDRWTDEMEADFSEWLEGHMHELPVPKSAIQDLLKERTW; this is translated from the coding sequence CTGGCCCCCGAGGAACTCATCGAGTACACGCCGGACTGGGACGGCGAACGCTTCCCGGATGGACGGCCCAAAGTGCCGGACGGGATCATCGAGCGGATGAGGAACGTATCCATCACCCAGGCCTGGGGCGTGATGCGCGGCGCGGGCTACGAACACCAGTACGAGGGCGGATGGGCGCAGACCCATCCCGGCAAGACGCTCGTGGGCCGAGCGCTGACGGCCATGTATATGCCCCGGCGGCCGGCCATGCGCACGGTGATGGAGACGAAAGGCGCCGACGCCGGCTGCATCGGCGACCAGATCTCCTGGCCCATCGACATGCTCGTTCCCGGGGACATCTACGTAGCGGACACCTACGGCAAGGTGGACGAGGGACCCATCATCGGCGACAACCTGGCCACGGCCATCTACGCCAATTCAGGCAACGGCGTGGTCTTCGACGGGTCAGTGCGGGACCTGGAAGGCATCGAGGAACTGGAGGATTTCGCCTGCTTCGTCCGGGGCTGGCACCCCTCCTACGCCTCGCCCACGATCATGCTCCTGGGCGTCAACACCGCGGTGCGCATCGGCCAGGCCACGGTCATGCCCGGCGACGTCGTCCTGGGCAAGCGCGAAGGCGTCGTCTTCATCCCGCCCCACCTCGCGGAGACCGTGGTGAGAACCTCCGAACTCGTCCAGCTGAGGGATTTGTTCGGCAAGCAGCGTCTGCGGGAGGGGAAATACACGCCCGGCCAGATCGACGACCGGTGGACGGACGAGATGGAGGCGGATTTTTCGGAATGGCTGGAAGGCCACATGCACGAACTACCGGTCCCGAAGTCGGCCATCCAGGACCTGCTGAAGGAACGGACGTGGTGA